A single window of Pseudarthrobacter psychrotolerans DNA harbors:
- the mmuM gene encoding homocysteine S-methyltransferase produces MPSNTKLSRILDAGANLTVDGALATELEAHGCDLQDPLWSAKVLLEQPELVKRVHQDYFRAGAAVAITASYQATPLGFARRGIGEKEALGHVALSVRLADEARREYLAENADAGPLLIAGSVGPYGAYLADGSEYQGDYFLSRNEFLEFHRPRIAALVEAGADFLACETLPSLPEAEALLALMKEFDVEAWLSFTLRDGGHISDGTPLAQVAKFCMEQPLAVAIGVNCVPLDLVSPSLEALGKATDMPLIAYPNSGESYDAVTKTWGQTAAGDSASGPNSKQPASLAEGTPFWRELGARLVGGCCRTTPQDIAAVARLSNIP; encoded by the coding sequence ATGCCCAGTAACACCAAGCTCTCCCGCATCCTCGATGCCGGAGCGAACCTGACCGTGGACGGCGCACTCGCCACCGAGCTTGAAGCGCACGGCTGCGATCTGCAAGATCCTTTGTGGTCGGCTAAAGTCCTTCTGGAACAGCCGGAGCTCGTCAAGCGCGTACACCAGGATTACTTCCGCGCCGGAGCCGCGGTCGCCATCACGGCGAGCTATCAGGCCACACCGCTGGGATTTGCGCGGCGCGGCATCGGCGAGAAAGAGGCCTTGGGACATGTGGCGTTGAGTGTGCGCCTGGCCGACGAGGCGCGCCGCGAGTACCTGGCCGAAAACGCGGATGCGGGCCCCCTGCTGATTGCAGGATCGGTCGGGCCCTACGGCGCGTACCTCGCGGACGGATCAGAATACCAGGGAGACTACTTCCTCAGCCGAAACGAGTTTTTGGAGTTCCACCGGCCTCGAATCGCGGCGCTGGTGGAGGCCGGAGCGGACTTTCTTGCCTGTGAGACGCTGCCTTCATTGCCGGAGGCCGAGGCCTTGCTGGCACTCATGAAAGAGTTCGACGTCGAAGCCTGGCTCTCCTTCACGCTACGGGACGGTGGGCACATCAGCGACGGTACGCCGCTGGCTCAGGTGGCAAAGTTCTGTATGGAGCAGCCGCTCGCGGTGGCGATCGGCGTGAACTGTGTGCCGCTGGACCTGGTCTCCCCATCCCTGGAGGCCTTGGGCAAAGCCACCGATATGCCCCTGATCGCATATCCAAATTCGGGAGAAAGCTATGACGCAGTCACCAAAACGTGGGGGCAGACCGCGGCTGGGGACAGCGCTTCGGGCCCCAATAGCAAACAGCCCGCAAGCCTTGCGGAGGGAACGCCCTTCTGGCGTGAACTTGGTGCCCGGCTCGTTGGCGGGTGCTGTCGAACGACCCCGCAGGATATTGCCGCCGTGGCGAGGCTGTCAAACATTCCCTGA
- a CDS encoding cyclase family protein: protein MIEATTTGLWDGLQPLLAGRSFTDLTHAFHPGQPHFPAFPDEIREPLFDLEKGDGFTAHRYSIIGQWGTHVDPPSHFIRGGRTLDQIPVEDMVLPLVILDITARVIANADATPTMEDVQAWESRNGAIAPGAFVALRTGWSLRWPDAGAMANRDDEGVSHTPGWSQEVLSFLIEERSVTAVGHEQTDTDPGLATSRQDFSLETYVLARNRWQIELMANLEGLPEAGAALIASWPKPFRGSGFPARVFAIH from the coding sequence ATGATTGAAGCCACCACGACCGGACTTTGGGACGGTCTGCAGCCGCTGCTTGCCGGCAGGTCATTTACCGACCTGACACACGCCTTCCACCCTGGCCAGCCGCATTTCCCGGCATTCCCCGACGAAATCAGGGAGCCCTTATTCGATCTGGAGAAAGGCGACGGTTTCACCGCTCACCGTTATTCGATCATCGGCCAATGGGGAACACACGTTGATCCTCCCTCGCATTTCATCCGCGGGGGACGGACCTTGGACCAGATTCCTGTGGAGGACATGGTCCTTCCGCTGGTTATCCTCGACATCACCGCGCGGGTCATCGCAAATGCGGACGCCACTCCCACGATGGAGGACGTTCAGGCATGGGAGAGCCGCAATGGTGCCATCGCACCCGGGGCCTTTGTGGCGTTGCGGACAGGGTGGAGTCTTCGTTGGCCCGACGCTGGCGCCATGGCAAACAGGGATGATGAGGGTGTCAGCCACACGCCGGGCTGGTCGCAGGAAGTCCTTTCCTTCCTGATTGAGGAGCGGTCGGTTACTGCCGTCGGTCATGAACAGACGGACACAGACCCGGGGCTGGCTACGTCCCGCCAGGATTTCAGCCTGGAGACCTATGTCCTGGCGCGGAACCGGTGGCAGATCGAGCTGATGGCGAACCTGGAAGGACTTCCCGAAGCGGGGGCGGCCCTGATTGCGAGTTGGCCCAAGCCCTTTCGAGGCAGCGGTTTTCCTGCCCGGGTCTTCGCCATCCACTAA
- a CDS encoding IclR family transcriptional regulator has product MSKTSSMGRGIMAVLAVGSRNARGLAGGTVADIAADLGKDRSQVSRSLRTAEQEGFLARGDHRFYTLDWSLLTDAQLLTEQRLQSDGLTALEGLAGETDEGCFLGVLSGESTVTIGERVPASSNMVGSWLGRPYPAFCSDAGQALLWEASDAEIRTVFSGVAFVRHGPNTPHNVEDFLSRLRGARERGYSIVDEEAEPGLYSLAVPIRDFKGDVVAALQVVGAKTRLEPRRELCATALLSWGKWLESTLGYALPQNPR; this is encoded by the coding sequence ATGTCTAAGACGTCTAGCATGGGTCGGGGAATTATGGCGGTCTTGGCGGTCGGCTCCCGCAACGCCAGAGGCCTTGCGGGCGGAACGGTCGCTGATATAGCGGCAGATCTGGGCAAGGACCGCAGCCAGGTATCGCGCAGCCTGCGCACCGCAGAGCAGGAAGGGTTCTTGGCGCGCGGAGACCATCGCTTCTACACCTTGGACTGGTCGCTCCTGACGGACGCTCAGTTGTTGACAGAACAACGGCTGCAGAGCGACGGTTTGACCGCCTTGGAAGGCTTGGCCGGCGAGACTGATGAAGGCTGCTTCCTTGGAGTTCTGAGCGGAGAGAGTACGGTCACCATCGGTGAGCGTGTCCCGGCAAGTAGCAATATGGTCGGTTCTTGGCTGGGCCGCCCCTACCCGGCCTTCTGTAGTGATGCCGGCCAGGCCCTGCTGTGGGAAGCGTCGGACGCTGAGATCCGAACCGTTTTCTCAGGCGTTGCCTTCGTGCGACATGGCCCCAATACTCCGCATAACGTGGAGGACTTCCTCTCACGTCTGCGCGGGGCGCGGGAACGGGGGTACTCGATTGTCGATGAGGAAGCCGAGCCAGGACTGTATTCCCTGGCCGTTCCGATTCGGGACTTCAAGGGCGATGTGGTGGCAGCGTTGCAGGTCGTGGGTGCCAAGACTCGATTGGAGCCGCGGCGGGAGCTCTGCGCCACGGCTCTCCTTTCCTGGGGAAAGTGGCTGGAATCGACGCTTGGTTACGCGTTGCCGCAGAACCCGCGCTAG
- a CDS encoding IclR family transcriptional regulator C-terminal domain-containing protein, which produces MDSSSEASSMAQGLGIVRLVANREKCGRQLLGVSQLASELDMEQSRVSRLTKELCELGLLERVERGPFRTGPRFFGLAAALNTGWVRESRSELEALVASFGLRSRVSVREGFRVILLRASSNDAVPGSFVKPGMVTPVWCTGSGRALLWDDQQPAVRALLQGVNFIGVGGPGAAHSPQEVAELLDRDRARGFIVAEEEFEHGVYELAVPVRGAEGSILAALSVLGSRAEINSNTNDIARALTAAAERLRSHEGRDRDAGRKGLAS; this is translated from the coding sequence GTGGATTCTTCCTCGGAAGCGTCGTCCATGGCCCAAGGACTTGGGATAGTCCGGCTGGTCGCGAACCGTGAGAAGTGCGGCAGACAGCTTCTCGGCGTTTCCCAGCTCGCATCCGAGCTGGACATGGAGCAAAGCCGTGTCTCCCGCCTGACGAAGGAATTGTGCGAGCTCGGGCTGCTGGAACGAGTCGAGCGCGGCCCGTTCCGAACCGGCCCACGTTTTTTCGGCCTGGCCGCAGCGTTGAATACCGGCTGGGTCCGTGAATCACGAAGCGAACTCGAGGCTTTGGTGGCTTCTTTTGGCCTAAGGTCCCGAGTTTCCGTCCGCGAGGGCTTCCGCGTCATTCTCCTGCGGGCGTCCAGCAACGACGCTGTCCCCGGCAGTTTCGTGAAACCCGGCATGGTGACGCCCGTATGGTGTACCGGGTCCGGCCGGGCGTTGCTGTGGGACGACCAGCAGCCTGCCGTTCGAGCCCTCCTCCAGGGCGTCAACTTCATCGGAGTGGGCGGCCCGGGAGCAGCGCATTCGCCGCAGGAAGTCGCTGAACTGTTGGACCGGGACCGGGCACGGGGCTTCATCGTCGCCGAGGAAGAATTCGAGCACGGAGTCTACGAACTGGCCGTTCCCGTCCGCGGCGCTGAAGGATCCATTCTGGCCGCGCTCAGCGTCCTGGGCAGCCGGGCCGAGATCAACTCCAACACCAATGACATTGCTAGGGCCCTCACGGCAGCAGCCGAACGGCTGAGGTCCCACGAGGGCCGCGATCGCGACGCGGGCCGGAAGGGCCTTGCCAGCTAG